From Oncorhynchus mykiss isolate Arlee chromosome 6, USDA_OmykA_1.1, whole genome shotgun sequence, the proteins below share one genomic window:
- the LOC110526477 gene encoding methenyltetrahydrofolate synthase domain-containing protein isoform X1, translating into MEAVITINPGATKWDIREKVWDYIEAKNLANFPRPVHNRIPNFKGAHTACAKVSELQVFSETDEVKVDPDKPLEGARLAVLQARKTLLVPTPRLRTGLFNKIVPPEGASKEELRVCSTSQGVKEFSVPVGLDSNVQVDLLVVGSVAVSEKGYRIGKGEGFADMEYAMMLCMGAVTESTVVVTIVHDCQVVDIPEDLIESHDITVDYILTPTRVIKTDCQRPKPQGIIWTKLNAEMLEKIPVLKKLRALEEEQGKDVTLGTHPPPQPRERARRAPRRDREPRSEGDRPRREPRRRPRRDTQEDSERDPNGESREETEQKPRRRPPRVRREGGREGGRDGDGEGEGGQEGGREGGRRVRGFRNGGFREGGRDGSRGRGRGGGREGARGRGREVDRDGVRQEGREEGGEPRERRPPLTVTTVYLGGIPAGLRVSELKTALREREAAPIRLTWQGAQHRAFLDYLDPQAADQALAALEGLSLNGHDLQAELAKSQRGGRRPGPSNRRPRPNTGPKNTARESRESTSEPEADSPKQELNHNE; encoded by the exons ATGGAGGCCGTTATTACGATTAATCCCG GGGCCACGAAATGGGACATCCGAGAGAAAGTTTGGGATTACATTGAAGCTAAGAATCTTGCAAACTTTCCAAGGCCTGTGCACAACAGAATCCCCAATTTTAAG GGTGCCCACACTGCCTGCGCCAAGGTGTCGGAGCTGCAGGTATTCAGTGAGACTGATGAGGTGAAGGTGGACCCTGACAAGCCGCTGGAGGGGGCGAGGCTGGCCGTGCTGCAG GCGAGGAAAACCCTGCTGGTGCCGACCCCTCGCCTTCGCACAGGACTCTTCAATAAGATTGTCCCGCCTGAGGGAGCAAGCAAAGAAGAACTGAGAGTGTGCTCCACCTCGCAG GGAGTGAAGGAGTTCAGCGTCCCTGTGGGTCTGGATTCCAACGTTCAGGTGGATCTTCTGGTGGTTGGCTCTGTGGCCGTGTCTGAGAAAG gTTACCGGATAGGTAAAGGAGAGGGCTTTGCTGACATGGAGTATGCCATGATGCTCTGCATGGGGGCTGTGACCGAATCCACTGTGGTGGTTACCATCGTCCATGACTGCCAG GTTGTTGACATCCCAGAGGATCTGATTGAGAGCCATGATATCACTGTGGACTACATCCTCACCCCGACCAGAGTCATCAAGACAGACTGCCAACGCCCCAAGCCCCAGGGCATCATCTGGACTAAG CTGAACGCTGAGATGCTGGAGAAGATCCCCGTGCTGAAGAAGCTCCGGGCCTTGGAGGAGGAGCAAGGGAAGGACGTGACCCTGGGGACCCACCCTCCCCCGCAGCCCAGGGAGAGGGCCAGGAGGGCGCCCCGGAGGGACAGAGAGCCCAGGTCAGAGGGTGATAGACCCCGGCGTGAGCCCAGGCGCAGGCCTAGACGGGACACCCAAGAGGACTCTGAGAGGGACCCCAACGGGGAGTCCAGAGAGGAGACTGAGCAGAAACCCAGACGACGCCCACCaagagtgaggagggaggggggtagagaggggggtagggatggtgatggggagggggagggaggccaggagggaggcagagaggggggtaGGAGGGTCAGGGGATTCCGCAATGGGGGCTTCCGTGAGGGGGGCAGAGATGGAAGTagggggagaggcagaggaggaggccGGGAGGGGGccagggggaggggaagagaggtggacAGGGATGGGGTCAGGCAAGAGGGCAGGGAGGAAGGTGGTGAGCCCCGTGAGCGCAGGCCCCCCCTAACTGTGACCACAGTGTACCTGGGGGGCATCCCTGCCGGGCTGCGTGTCAGCGAGCTGAAGACTGCTCTCCGGGAGAGGGAGGCAGCCCCCATCCGTCTCACGTGGCAGGGTGCTCAGCACCGGGCCTTCCTGGACTACTTAGACCCCCAGGCTGCAGACCAGGCCCTGGCCGCCCTGGAGGGGCTCTCCCTGAACGGCCATGACCTGCAGGCTGAGCTGGCCAAGAGCCAGAGGGGAGGCAGGAGGCCAGGTCCAAGCAACCGGAGGCCCAGACCAAATACAGGCCCCAAAAATACAGctagagaaagtagagagagtaCGAGTGAACCAGAGGCAGATTCCCCCAAGCAGGAGCTCAACCATAACGAGTAA
- the LOC110526477 gene encoding methenyltetrahydrofolate synthase domain-containing protein isoform X2, translating into MEAVITINPGATKWDIREKVWDYIEAKNLANFPRPVHNRIPNFKGAVPACDRLSALQEFKSSQTVKVNPDRPQQQARYITLDARKTLLVPTPRLRTGLFNKIVPPEGASKEELRVCSTSQGVKEFSVPVGLDSNVQVDLLVVGSVAVSEKGYRIGKGEGFADMEYAMMLCMGAVTESTVVVTIVHDCQVVDIPEDLIESHDITVDYILTPTRVIKTDCQRPKPQGIIWTKLNAEMLEKIPVLKKLRALEEEQGKDVTLGTHPPPQPRERARRAPRRDREPRSEGDRPRREPRRRPRRDTQEDSERDPNGESREETEQKPRRRPPRVRREGGREGGRDGDGEGEGGQEGGREGGRRVRGFRNGGFREGGRDGSRGRGRGGGREGARGRGREVDRDGVRQEGREEGGEPRERRPPLTVTTVYLGGIPAGLRVSELKTALREREAAPIRLTWQGAQHRAFLDYLDPQAADQALAALEGLSLNGHDLQAELAKSQRGGRRPGPSNRRPRPNTGPKNTARESRESTSEPEADSPKQELNHNE; encoded by the exons ATGGAGGCCGTTATTACGATTAATCCCG GGGCCACGAAATGGGACATCCGAGAGAAAGTTTGGGATTACATTGAAGCTAAGAATCTTGCAAACTTTCCAAGGCCTGTGCACAACAGAATCCCCAATTTTAAG GGTGCGGTCCCGGCCTGTGACCGTCTCTCAGCCCTGCAGGAGTTCAAGTCCAGCCAGACGGTCAAAGTGAACCCGGACCGACCCCAGCAGCAGGCACGCTACATCACCCTGGAT GCGAGGAAAACCCTGCTGGTGCCGACCCCTCGCCTTCGCACAGGACTCTTCAATAAGATTGTCCCGCCTGAGGGAGCAAGCAAAGAAGAACTGAGAGTGTGCTCCACCTCGCAG GGAGTGAAGGAGTTCAGCGTCCCTGTGGGTCTGGATTCCAACGTTCAGGTGGATCTTCTGGTGGTTGGCTCTGTGGCCGTGTCTGAGAAAG gTTACCGGATAGGTAAAGGAGAGGGCTTTGCTGACATGGAGTATGCCATGATGCTCTGCATGGGGGCTGTGACCGAATCCACTGTGGTGGTTACCATCGTCCATGACTGCCAG GTTGTTGACATCCCAGAGGATCTGATTGAGAGCCATGATATCACTGTGGACTACATCCTCACCCCGACCAGAGTCATCAAGACAGACTGCCAACGCCCCAAGCCCCAGGGCATCATCTGGACTAAG CTGAACGCTGAGATGCTGGAGAAGATCCCCGTGCTGAAGAAGCTCCGGGCCTTGGAGGAGGAGCAAGGGAAGGACGTGACCCTGGGGACCCACCCTCCCCCGCAGCCCAGGGAGAGGGCCAGGAGGGCGCCCCGGAGGGACAGAGAGCCCAGGTCAGAGGGTGATAGACCCCGGCGTGAGCCCAGGCGCAGGCCTAGACGGGACACCCAAGAGGACTCTGAGAGGGACCCCAACGGGGAGTCCAGAGAGGAGACTGAGCAGAAACCCAGACGACGCCCACCaagagtgaggagggaggggggtagagaggggggtagggatggtgatggggagggggagggaggccaggagggaggcagagaggggggtaGGAGGGTCAGGGGATTCCGCAATGGGGGCTTCCGTGAGGGGGGCAGAGATGGAAGTagggggagaggcagaggaggaggccGGGAGGGGGccagggggaggggaagagaggtggacAGGGATGGGGTCAGGCAAGAGGGCAGGGAGGAAGGTGGTGAGCCCCGTGAGCGCAGGCCCCCCCTAACTGTGACCACAGTGTACCTGGGGGGCATCCCTGCCGGGCTGCGTGTCAGCGAGCTGAAGACTGCTCTCCGGGAGAGGGAGGCAGCCCCCATCCGTCTCACGTGGCAGGGTGCTCAGCACCGGGCCTTCCTGGACTACTTAGACCCCCAGGCTGCAGACCAGGCCCTGGCCGCCCTGGAGGGGCTCTCCCTGAACGGCCATGACCTGCAGGCTGAGCTGGCCAAGAGCCAGAGGGGAGGCAGGAGGCCAGGTCCAAGCAACCGGAGGCCCAGACCAAATACAGGCCCCAAAAATACAGctagagaaagtagagagagtaCGAGTGAACCAGAGGCAGATTCCCCCAAGCAGGAGCTCAACCATAACGAGTAA
- the LOC110526478 gene encoding forkhead box protein F1 — MTAEVQQPPAQTPAQSSPMSAPEKPHGQTTVMETASSTTKTKKTNAGIRRPEKPPYSYIALIVMAIQSSPTKRLTLSEIYQFLQSRFPFFRGSYQGWKNSVRHNLSLNECFIKLPKGLGRPGKGHYWTIDPASEFMFEEGSFRRRPRGFRRKCQALKPMYSMMNGLGFNHLPESYNFQGSGGGLSCPPNGLSLDSGIGMMNGHLAGNMEGMGLAGHSMSHLSANSGHSYMGSCTGSTGGEYPHHDNSGSPLLTSGGVMEPHPVYSSSAWAQAPSSSLNNGGSYIKQQPLSPCNPGANPLQPSLPTHSLDQYNLHQNGHSNTDLQGIPRYHSQSPSMCDRKEFVFSFNAMTSSTMHSPSSSSYYHHQQVAYQDIKPCVM, encoded by the exons ATGACGGCAGAGGTCCAGCAGCCCCCAGCGCAGACTCCTGCCCAGAGCAGCCCGATGTCTGCCCCGGAGAAGCCCCATGGACAGACCACTGTGATGGAGACcgcctcctccaccaccaaaaCCAAAAAGACCAACGCGGGGATCCGCCGTCCGGAGAAACCCCCCTACTCTTACATTGCGCTGATAGTCATGGCAATCCAGAGCTCTCCCACCAAACGCCTGACGCTCAGTGAAATTTACCAGTTCCTCCAGAGCCGCTTCCCGTTTTTCAGAGGCTCTTACCAAGGATGGAAGAATTCCGTGCGTCACAACTTGTCCCTGAATGAGTGCTTCATAAAGCTGCCCAAGGGGCTCGGGCGGCCCGGGAAGGGCCACTACTGGACTATCGACCCGGCCAGTGAGTTCATGTTCGAGGAGGGATCCTTCCGCAGGAGGCCGCGGGGCTTCAGGCGTAAATGCCAGGCGCTGAAGCCCATGTACAGCATGATGAACGGCCTGGGATTCAACCACCTCCCCGAGTCCTATAATTTCCAGGGGAGCGGCGGGGGCCTGTCCTGTCCGCCCAACGGCTTGTCTTTGGACAGCGGGATTGGGATGATGAATGGACACTTGGCAGGCAACATGGAGGGGATGGGTCTGGCCGGGCACTCCATGTCCCACTTGTCGGCCAACAGTGGACATTCCTACATGGGAAGCTGCACAGGATCCACGGGGGGCGAGTACCCCCACCACGACAATTCAGGCTCGCCCCTCCTCACCAGCGGGGGAGTGATGGAGCCGCATCCCGTCTACTCAAGCTCGGCCTGGGCTCAAGCGCCTTCATCCTCTCTGAATAACGGAGGTTCTTACATCAAGCAGCAGCCACTGTCTCCCTGCAACCCCGGGGCGAACCCGCTGCAGCCCAGTTTACCCACGCATTCCCTAGACCAATATAATCTTCATCAGAACGGACACAGTAACACGGATTTGCAAG GTATTCCACGGTAccactcccagtctcccagtaTGTGTGACCGGAAGGAGTTCGTCTTCTCCTTCAACGCGATGACGTCCTCAACGATGCATTCGCCCAGCAGCAGTTCCTACTATCATCACCAACAGGTCGCCTACCAGGACATCAAGCCCTGCGTCATGTGA